In Passer domesticus isolate bPasDom1 chromosome 7, bPasDom1.hap1, whole genome shotgun sequence, one genomic interval encodes:
- the LOC135304687 gene encoding uncharacterized protein LOC135304687 isoform X3: MGCGRMSPALLLLLFLASCSLLQGMIPRPRRVRLEARNFHVWLRWEPHPSSPSSATYEVEWRNRTSNWTKAGACGGNSRNSWVCELYFDRIHDIYWARVRMVAGGEQSEWASSSELQLYRDTIVGPPKLSWLLQDQILSVNIITPPTPYQRRTGSYKPVNQVLLKLWYWLHLYEGDLLVQQVPCKRSSKEVPCTFGHLKPSTQYCVRTVAADIARERSREAEQCLVTPAGPSGFPWVLAVLSAFFLLLLLSVAGICLMQLYVFPSPSEMCLPKALALQNSELSVAMQVPPLQPEEEPLALLLQTVLPSHRPSTAVQASATVPQLLQGLVQDVSGYCANGFGPNCTEGRHPSCNHSQLGHALGSQVPSQLEKDGEAGDGDDLPEQLVLVGLAGHSYIADRDSQLPEIWLPPHLQLYSKCQCPVLGAGSHLPLPVPSRSCSQEYLQESLGTAGPWIRLSSVQLPASTEAEGGQRLCAPQPLRGGGTEAERGDGTVQRGRSEQAEPRLPSPCQLPPSPRSVLRPLALSGYEPRAPCGSEPQRASSRQSPARLPSCPNLCCRAGHGAGAGSQGQAEAYSGHSRQGSAKDGRDPELSSGCSLDTA, from the exons ATGGGCTGTGGTAGGatgagccctgccctgctcctgctgctgttcctggccagctgctccctgctccaag ggatgaTACCGAGGCCACGGCGCGTCAGGCTGGAGGCACGGAACTTCCACGTCTGGCTGCGTTGGGAGCCACACCCCAGctcacccagctctgccacttACGAGGTGGAGTGGAGGAACAG AACCTCAAACTGGACCAaggcaggtgcctgtggggggaACAGCAGAAACTCCTGGGTGTGTGAGCTGTATTTTGACAGGATTCATGATATCTACTGGGCACGGGTGAGAATGGTGGCCGGAGGTGAGCAGTCCGAGTGGGCCAGTTCCAGTGAGCTACAGCTGTACAGAGACA CAATTGTTGGCCCCCCCAAGTTGTCCTGGCTGCTCCAGGACCAAATCCTCAGTGTAAACATCATCACACCACCCACTCCCTACCAGAGAAGAACTGGTTCCTACAAGCCAGTCAACCAAGTGCTGCTGAAGCTGTGGTACTGGCTGCACCTGTACGAGGGGGACCTGCTTGTCCAGCAG GTGCCCTGCAAACGGAGCAGTAAGGAAGTGCCTTGCACCTTTGGGCACCTGAAGCCCAGCACACAGTACTGTGTCCGGACGGTGGCTGCAGACAttgccagggagcggagccgggaGGCTGAGCAGTGCCTGGTGACTCCAGCAGGCCCTTCAG GCTTTCCATGGGTCCTTGCTGTGCTCAGTGccttcttcctgctgctgctactaAGTGTGGCCGGGATCTGCCTCATGCAGCTGTATGTCTTTCCCAGTCCTTCGGAGATGTGCCTCCCAAAAGCACTG GCTCTCCAGAACAGTGAGCTGAGTGTGGCCATGCAGGTGCCTCCACTCCAGCCTGAGGAGGAGCcgctggccctgctcctgcagactGTGCTCCCCTCCCACAGGCCATCCACAGCTGTGCAGGCATCAGCCACggttccacagcttctccaAGGCCTTGTCCAGGATGTGAGTGGCTACTGTGCCAATGGGTTTGGCCCAAACTGCACTGAGGGAAGGCACCCATCCTGCAACCACAGTCAGCTGGGGCATGCCTTAGGTTCCCAGGTCCCCTCACAGCTGGAGAAGGATGGGGAGGCAGGTGATGGGGATGatttgccagagcagctggtgcTAGTGGGACTGGCTGGACACAGCTACATAGCTGACAGGGACAGCCAGTTACCTGAAATATGGCTCCCCCCGCACCTCCAGCTTTATTCTAAATGCCAGTGCCCAGTCCTGGGAGCAGGCAGCCACCTTCCTCTGCCCGTGCcaagcagaagctgcagccaggagtaCCTGCAGGAGAGTCTCGGCACAGCTGGGCCCTGGATCCGGCTCAGCTCCGTGCAGCTCCCGGCCAGCACggaggcagagggagggcagcgcctctgtgctccccagcccctgcgTGGCGGCGGGACTGAAGCAGAACGCGGTGACGGCACTGTGCAGCGAGGCCGCTCGGAGCAGGCAGAACCGcgtctgcccagcccctgccagctgcCCCCCTCGCCCCGCAGCGTcctgcggccactcgccttatCCGGCTACGAGCCCCGTGCCCCGTGCGGCAGCGAGCCGCAGCGAGCCAGCTCCCGGCAGAGCCCGGCGCGCCTCCCGAGCTGTCCTAACCTGTGCTGCCGGGCTGGCCATGGGGCTGGGGCGGGCTCccaagggcaggcagaggcataTTCCGGGCACAGCCGCCAAGGATCCGCCAAGGACGGGCGGGACCCAGAGCTTTCATCTGGGTGCTCCTTAGACACAGCCTAA
- the LOC135304687 gene encoding uncharacterized protein LOC135304687 isoform X2 translates to MLNGISCIPTCVHCLLPFCWAPLRGRLYLCLVLVRSPHPKSPFSDTQAVTTRSVSLVPQRLNSLISLVGSPCHGCVFPHCGEHRSEHSSRCHLSPGGSQLAGDPPSHTSREHCWLMPGLSYAFHLGRMAVAGQPSFWAGRMLKRSNPCAFSLGRTSNWTKAGACGGNSRNSWVCELYFDRIHDIYWARVRMVAGAIVGPPKLSWLLQDQILSVNIITPPTPYQRRTGSYKPVNQVLLKLWYWLHLYEGDLLVQQVPCKRSSKEVPCTFGHLKPSTQYCVRTVAADIARERSREAEQCLVTPAGPSGFPWVLAVLSAFFLLLLLSVAGICLMQLYVFPSPSEMCLPKALALQNSELSVAMQVPPLQPEEEPLALLLQTVLPSHRPSTAVQASATVPQLLQGLVQDVSGYCANGFGPNCTEGRHPSCNHSQLGHALGSQVPSQLEKDGEAGDGDDLPEQLVLVGLAGHSYIADRDSQLPEIWLPPHLQLYSKCQCPVLGAGSHLPLPVPSRSCSQEYLQESLGTAGPWIRLSSVQLPASTEAEGGQRLCAPQPLRGGGTEAERGDGTVQRGRSEQAEPRLPSPCQLPPSPRSVLRPLALSGYEPRAPCGSEPQRASSRQSPARLPSCPNLCCRAGHGAGAGSQGQAEAYSGHSRQGSAKDGRDPELSSGCSLDTA, encoded by the exons atgCTAAATGGGATTTCCTGTATTCCAACTTGTGTCCATTGCCTCTTGCCCTTttgctgggcaccactgagaGGAAGGCTCTATCTTTGTCTCGTGTTGGTAAGATCCCCCCACCCAAAGTCACCTTTTTCTGACACTCAAGCTGTCACCACTCGCTCAGTTTCCCTCGTACCACAGAGACTCAACAGCCTCATCTCCTTGGTGGGTTCTCCCTGCCACGGCTGTGTGTTTCCTCATTGTGGAGAGCACAGGTCAGAGCACAGTTCCAGATGCCATCTGTCCCCAGGAGGGAGTCAACTTGCTGGTGACCCCCCTTCTCACACATCCCGGGAACACTGTTGGCTGATGCCTGGGCTTTCCTATGCTTTCCACCTGGGCAGGATGGCGGTGGCTGGGCAGCCCTCCTTTTGGGCTGGGAGGATGCTGAAAAGAAGCAATCCCTGTGCTTTCTCCCTTGGCAGAACCTCAAACTGGACCAaggcaggtgcctgtggggggaACAGCAGAAACTCCTGGGTGTGTGAGCTGTATTTTGACAGGATTCATGATATCTACTGGGCACGGGTGAGAATGGTGGCCGGAG CAATTGTTGGCCCCCCCAAGTTGTCCTGGCTGCTCCAGGACCAAATCCTCAGTGTAAACATCATCACACCACCCACTCCCTACCAGAGAAGAACTGGTTCCTACAAGCCAGTCAACCAAGTGCTGCTGAAGCTGTGGTACTGGCTGCACCTGTACGAGGGGGACCTGCTTGTCCAGCAG GTGCCCTGCAAACGGAGCAGTAAGGAAGTGCCTTGCACCTTTGGGCACCTGAAGCCCAGCACACAGTACTGTGTCCGGACGGTGGCTGCAGACAttgccagggagcggagccgggaGGCTGAGCAGTGCCTGGTGACTCCAGCAGGCCCTTCAG GCTTTCCATGGGTCCTTGCTGTGCTCAGTGccttcttcctgctgctgctactaAGTGTGGCCGGGATCTGCCTCATGCAGCTGTATGTCTTTCCCAGTCCTTCGGAGATGTGCCTCCCAAAAGCACTG GCTCTCCAGAACAGTGAGCTGAGTGTGGCCATGCAGGTGCCTCCACTCCAGCCTGAGGAGGAGCcgctggccctgctcctgcagactGTGCTCCCCTCCCACAGGCCATCCACAGCTGTGCAGGCATCAGCCACggttccacagcttctccaAGGCCTTGTCCAGGATGTGAGTGGCTACTGTGCCAATGGGTTTGGCCCAAACTGCACTGAGGGAAGGCACCCATCCTGCAACCACAGTCAGCTGGGGCATGCCTTAGGTTCCCAGGTCCCCTCACAGCTGGAGAAGGATGGGGAGGCAGGTGATGGGGATGatttgccagagcagctggtgcTAGTGGGACTGGCTGGACACAGCTACATAGCTGACAGGGACAGCCAGTTACCTGAAATATGGCTCCCCCCGCACCTCCAGCTTTATTCTAAATGCCAGTGCCCAGTCCTGGGAGCAGGCAGCCACCTTCCTCTGCCCGTGCcaagcagaagctgcagccaggagtaCCTGCAGGAGAGTCTCGGCACAGCTGGGCCCTGGATCCGGCTCAGCTCCGTGCAGCTCCCGGCCAGCACggaggcagagggagggcagcgcctctgtgctccccagcccctgcgTGGCGGCGGGACTGAAGCAGAACGCGGTGACGGCACTGTGCAGCGAGGCCGCTCGGAGCAGGCAGAACCGcgtctgcccagcccctgccagctgcCCCCCTCGCCCCGCAGCGTcctgcggccactcgccttatCCGGCTACGAGCCCCGTGCCCCGTGCGGCAGCGAGCCGCAGCGAGCCAGCTCCCGGCAGAGCCCGGCGCGCCTCCCGAGCTGTCCTAACCTGTGCTGCCGGGCTGGCCATGGGGCTGGGGCGGGCTCccaagggcaggcagaggcataTTCCGGGCACAGCCGCCAAGGATCCGCCAAGGACGGGCGGGACCCAGAGCTTTCATCTGGGTGCTCCTTAGACACAGCCTAA
- the LOC135304687 gene encoding uncharacterized protein LOC135304687 isoform X1 produces the protein MLNGISCIPTCVHCLLPFCWAPLRGRLYLCLVLVRSPHPKSPFSDTQAVTTRSVSLVPQRLNSLISLVGSPCHGCVFPHCGEHRSEHSSRCHLSPGGSQLAGDPPSHTSREHCWLMPGLSYAFHLGRMAVAGQPSFWAGRMLKRSNPCAFSLGRTSNWTKAGACGGNSRNSWVCELYFDRIHDIYWARVRMVAGGEQSEWASSSELQLYRDTIVGPPKLSWLLQDQILSVNIITPPTPYQRRTGSYKPVNQVLLKLWYWLHLYEGDLLVQQVPCKRSSKEVPCTFGHLKPSTQYCVRTVAADIARERSREAEQCLVTPAGPSGFPWVLAVLSAFFLLLLLSVAGICLMQLYVFPSPSEMCLPKALALQNSELSVAMQVPPLQPEEEPLALLLQTVLPSHRPSTAVQASATVPQLLQGLVQDVSGYCANGFGPNCTEGRHPSCNHSQLGHALGSQVPSQLEKDGEAGDGDDLPEQLVLVGLAGHSYIADRDSQLPEIWLPPHLQLYSKCQCPVLGAGSHLPLPVPSRSCSQEYLQESLGTAGPWIRLSSVQLPASTEAEGGQRLCAPQPLRGGGTEAERGDGTVQRGRSEQAEPRLPSPCQLPPSPRSVLRPLALSGYEPRAPCGSEPQRASSRQSPARLPSCPNLCCRAGHGAGAGSQGQAEAYSGHSRQGSAKDGRDPELSSGCSLDTA, from the exons atgCTAAATGGGATTTCCTGTATTCCAACTTGTGTCCATTGCCTCTTGCCCTTttgctgggcaccactgagaGGAAGGCTCTATCTTTGTCTCGTGTTGGTAAGATCCCCCCACCCAAAGTCACCTTTTTCTGACACTCAAGCTGTCACCACTCGCTCAGTTTCCCTCGTACCACAGAGACTCAACAGCCTCATCTCCTTGGTGGGTTCTCCCTGCCACGGCTGTGTGTTTCCTCATTGTGGAGAGCACAGGTCAGAGCACAGTTCCAGATGCCATCTGTCCCCAGGAGGGAGTCAACTTGCTGGTGACCCCCCTTCTCACACATCCCGGGAACACTGTTGGCTGATGCCTGGGCTTTCCTATGCTTTCCACCTGGGCAGGATGGCGGTGGCTGGGCAGCCCTCCTTTTGGGCTGGGAGGATGCTGAAAAGAAGCAATCCCTGTGCTTTCTCCCTTGGCAGAACCTCAAACTGGACCAaggcaggtgcctgtggggggaACAGCAGAAACTCCTGGGTGTGTGAGCTGTATTTTGACAGGATTCATGATATCTACTGGGCACGGGTGAGAATGGTGGCCGGAGGTGAGCAGTCCGAGTGGGCCAGTTCCAGTGAGCTACAGCTGTACAGAGACA CAATTGTTGGCCCCCCCAAGTTGTCCTGGCTGCTCCAGGACCAAATCCTCAGTGTAAACATCATCACACCACCCACTCCCTACCAGAGAAGAACTGGTTCCTACAAGCCAGTCAACCAAGTGCTGCTGAAGCTGTGGTACTGGCTGCACCTGTACGAGGGGGACCTGCTTGTCCAGCAG GTGCCCTGCAAACGGAGCAGTAAGGAAGTGCCTTGCACCTTTGGGCACCTGAAGCCCAGCACACAGTACTGTGTCCGGACGGTGGCTGCAGACAttgccagggagcggagccgggaGGCTGAGCAGTGCCTGGTGACTCCAGCAGGCCCTTCAG GCTTTCCATGGGTCCTTGCTGTGCTCAGTGccttcttcctgctgctgctactaAGTGTGGCCGGGATCTGCCTCATGCAGCTGTATGTCTTTCCCAGTCCTTCGGAGATGTGCCTCCCAAAAGCACTG GCTCTCCAGAACAGTGAGCTGAGTGTGGCCATGCAGGTGCCTCCACTCCAGCCTGAGGAGGAGCcgctggccctgctcctgcagactGTGCTCCCCTCCCACAGGCCATCCACAGCTGTGCAGGCATCAGCCACggttccacagcttctccaAGGCCTTGTCCAGGATGTGAGTGGCTACTGTGCCAATGGGTTTGGCCCAAACTGCACTGAGGGAAGGCACCCATCCTGCAACCACAGTCAGCTGGGGCATGCCTTAGGTTCCCAGGTCCCCTCACAGCTGGAGAAGGATGGGGAGGCAGGTGATGGGGATGatttgccagagcagctggtgcTAGTGGGACTGGCTGGACACAGCTACATAGCTGACAGGGACAGCCAGTTACCTGAAATATGGCTCCCCCCGCACCTCCAGCTTTATTCTAAATGCCAGTGCCCAGTCCTGGGAGCAGGCAGCCACCTTCCTCTGCCCGTGCcaagcagaagctgcagccaggagtaCCTGCAGGAGAGTCTCGGCACAGCTGGGCCCTGGATCCGGCTCAGCTCCGTGCAGCTCCCGGCCAGCACggaggcagagggagggcagcgcctctgtgctccccagcccctgcgTGGCGGCGGGACTGAAGCAGAACGCGGTGACGGCACTGTGCAGCGAGGCCGCTCGGAGCAGGCAGAACCGcgtctgcccagcccctgccagctgcCCCCCTCGCCCCGCAGCGTcctgcggccactcgccttatCCGGCTACGAGCCCCGTGCCCCGTGCGGCAGCGAGCCGCAGCGAGCCAGCTCCCGGCAGAGCCCGGCGCGCCTCCCGAGCTGTCCTAACCTGTGCTGCCGGGCTGGCCATGGGGCTGGGGCGGGCTCccaagggcaggcagaggcataTTCCGGGCACAGCCGCCAAGGATCCGCCAAGGACGGGCGGGACCCAGAGCTTTCATCTGGGTGCTCCTTAGACACAGCCTAA
- the LOC135304689 gene encoding chloride intracellular channel protein 2-like, whose protein sequence is MDSQQHNTTKEPEIELFVKAGLDGENIGNCPFCQRLFMVLWLKGVKFNVTTVDMTRKPEELKDLAPGTNPPFLLFNKELKTDFIKIEEFLEQTLGPPKYPHLSPKYKESFDVGSDIFAKFSAYIKNPRKEANINFEKALLREFQRLDVYLNTPLPEEIDQDSVEDITISKRKFLDGDHLTLADCNLLPKLHIIKIAAKKYRDFEIPEDMTGVWRYLNNAYACDEFNHTCPADEEIEHTYASVARKMT, encoded by the exons ATGGACAGTCAGCAGCACAACACCACCAAGGAGCCTGAGATCGAGCTGTTCGTGAAG GCTGGTCTGGATGGAGAAAACATTGGAAACTGCCCCTTCTGCCAGCGCCTGTTCATGGTGCTCTGGCTTAAAGGGGTCAAGTTCAATGTCACCACGGTGGACATGACCAG GAAACCTGAAGAGTTGAAAGATTTAGCACCGGGCACCAACCCACCCTTCTTGCTGTTCAACAAGGAGCTGAAAACAGACTTCATCAAGATTGAGGAGTTCCTGGAGCAGACCCTGGGTCCACCCAA GTATCCACACCTGAGCCCCAAGTACAAGGAGTCCTTTGATGTGGGCAGTGACATCTTTGCCAAGTTCTCGGCATACATCAAGAACCCACGCAAAGAAGCAAATATCA ATTTTGAGAAGGCTCTGCTGCGGGAGTTTCAGCGCCTGGATGTTTACCTGAACACTCCTCTCCCAGAGGAGATTGACCAGGATAGTGTGGAGGACATCACCATCTCCAAGAGGAAATTCCTGGATGGAGACCATCTGACTCTGGCTGATTGCAACCTCCTGCCCAAATTGCATATCATCAAG ATTGCAGCCAAAAAGTACCGTGACTTCGAGATCCCAGAGGACATGACCGGCGTCTGGCGGTACCTCAACAACGCCTATGCCTGTGATGAGTTCAATCACACCTGTCCTGCAGATGAGGAGATCGAGCACACGTATGCCAGTGTTGCCAGGAAGATGACCTAA